A single genomic interval of Methanooceanicella nereidis harbors:
- a CDS encoding HemK2/MTQ2 family protein methyltransferase: MVIRIYRDKEFELLEDVYDPGEDSYMMVDAALDEVTYGEKVLEIGTGSGIISLFIKDIANVVAVDINPHACRNARQNGIDVIRTDMFSGICGKFDTIIFNPPYLPTSDEERLDTWLNRAFDGGPSGKDVIYSFIENVRNHLTPHGKVLTVISSLTDIEDVEDKFRAHGFKVDTLSVHKICFESLAVLKAYLA, translated from the coding sequence ATGGTAATAAGGATCTACAGGGATAAAGAGTTCGAGCTGCTGGAGGATGTCTACGATCCGGGCGAGGACTCGTACATGATGGTGGATGCTGCCCTGGACGAGGTAACGTACGGTGAAAAAGTCCTCGAGATAGGCACAGGGTCCGGCATAATCTCCCTTTTTATCAAGGATATTGCGAATGTCGTGGCGGTAGATATAAACCCCCATGCTTGCAGGAACGCCAGGCAGAACGGCATTGATGTGATAAGGACGGATATGTTCTCCGGCATATGCGGGAAATTTGACACAATAATATTTAACCCCCCGTACCTGCCGACATCAGACGAGGAAAGGCTTGATACCTGGCTGAACAGGGCTTTTGACGGCGGCCCGTCCGGAAAGGATGTCATATATTCGTTCATAGAAAATGTCAGGAACCACTTAACGCCGCATGGAAAAGTTCTCACGGTGATCTCCAGCCTCACAGATATCGAGGATGTTGAGGATAAATTCCGGGCGCACGGGTTTAAGGTCGACACGTTAAGCGTTCATAAGATCTGTTTTGAGAGCCTGGCAGTATTAAAAGCTTATCTGGCTTGA